AAACCCTGTCCTTGGATTTCCgtctgcctgaccctgattCTGCGCTCCCTGCTCACTCGTCCTGCGTGCGGTGTgacaaaattactgttttgataaatgtgcttatatGTGTTTAATATATgatcttcttgttttatcctgttcattttgtgtttaaatgctaaaaaaacataagaacataagaacataagaaatttacaaacgagaggaggccattcggcccatcaagctcgtttggggagaacttagctaatagctcagagttgttaaaatcttatctagctctaatttaaaggaacccagggttttagcttccactacactagcaggaagactattccatactctgactacacgctgtgtaaagaagtgcttcctcaaatttgttttaaaatgttctcccgctaatttccacttatggccacgagttctagtatttatagatatattatacatatttaggtataattttttggggccaattaattggttttccattatttcttatggggaaaattcggtcagaactcgaactttttaggattcgaatccgagttctgaatggattaagttcgagttctgaggtaccactgtacatacCTCCTATATACACCAGTTAACTTGTTGTATAAAGATCCTACATATTCCCTACATATACATTGTTTTCCTTGAGTGTTCATAAGTGATTCTCCAGTCTATGCTGCTGTGCATGCATATTGCATGTATATCGATTACTGGTGCCTCTCTTTGGACAGTCCATTTGGGCAGTCCATCTCTTTGGACAGTCCATCGGTCCGGAGTCTGGCTAATGGTGTCCCGCTTAATGGTACGACAGGATCACCGACCCACCTGCGGGTCATGTGACGGCAGGATGCAGTATCCAGGCTCAGTGGCGCGGAGAAGGCTGGTCGAGGGCCGACCCCGCagctggggagagggggggcacagggacacggaggaGTGGGAGTGGCCTGAGGGGGGTGACGGTGTGCAGGACTGAGGCTGTGAGCAGAGAAGCGGAGGGGGGCAGGCATGATGGATTGATGAGGGCAGCGTTGGTGAGCGGGGGGGCAACTTGGGGGGCTTCATGGGGTACACCAGGTCCATTTCCGTGAGGACAAGAGGCAGCACGTCCCCTGCCAGGGAGAGGTCCCTGTCAATTGCTGCCAGCTCCTCCCGTGACAAGAAGTCCACGATGCCGGCACCAAATGAGTCCCCCAGCACGTTGATGGAGGTGCGCATCCTGTCCCTGCAGGGCAgccatctgtcacacactgcgGTTGGCCACATACCAGGGGTCCAAAGTCTAGACAGATTGCTCTGCTTGGTGGTGCTACTTAATCTGACCATTAGGGGGCGCATTCCCATATTATGATTGACATTGTCCCTATGGCATAGATCTGGAGAACATTTCCAAGCAGACACACTTTGATGAACTGCACTCACAGGAGCCAGTCCACAGCAACAAGCAGGCTGACATCTTGGGTAGGAAGGCCCACTGCCGTCAGGATGAGCAGCATGGTGACCAGGCCGGCGCTCGGGATGCTGGCCGCTCCCACACTGGCCAGAGTAGCTGTCATGCTGTGGGATGCTGAaccaggtcagaggtcacatggGCCAGCTTTCACTTTGCACAGCAGTTTGAATACGCTACAAATGCCTGGTTATGTAACACTGACAAGAGAGAgcctttctggatctgaaagcAGCCCAGAAGAACTTTGACAGGCTACAAATcctggttcagagagatgatAAAATAGTGAGATGCCTTCATGCCCTCAGACCACACCCACCTGATGAGCACACGCCTCCTCAAAACGAGGCTACGCCCACTCGACGAGGTCGCTCCCACCTGACAAAGCCGATCCACCAAACGAGACCACACCCATCAATTGAGGCCACACCCACCCAAGCAGACCACCCGATGAGGCTGCGCCTACCTGACAGTGACGATTTGCCCGCCGTCTAGCTCGATGTCGTTCATCTGAGCGATGAAGATGGCAGCCACGGCCTCATACAGGGCCGTGCCATCCATGTTGATGGTGGCGCCAATGGGCAGCACGAAGCGGGTCACACGCCTGTCGATCCGCAGGTTCTTCTCCAGACAGCGGAAGGTCACGGGCAACGTCCCAGCGCTGGGGGAGACAAGCACCAGGGCCACGCAGGGGCCACAAAGCTTTTTTATTACTATGCTGCTGGTTACAGCCACTTCAGTGTCAAGGAAATTCAGCTGGGAGTAAAAGCAATAACTATAACAGACCAAAGACCAGGTGCATCGCAGGGGCGGAGCAAAGGGCTGGGCCTCAAATCCCAGTCCCCTATGCATGCTCTCCCTGAGGCATATGGGAATCATACGACAATGACTGGCAGCTCAAAATGGCCCATAGTGTCTCATTATAAGtcgtgtgtgtgtatctactgtatgtgtgccctgtgatcccACCCAAGGTTCACTTCTGCCTCTTCCTGCTTGGACAAGCTCCCCTGACCTGGATCAATTGGTGGGAGGGATCATAGTTTGGATTTTCTAAGCTGCAATATCCTGTCTCAGCACTCAGGAGCAAAACATTTAACTCAACGTAACACAGATAAAGATGCACACCTGAGATGATAATACACAAAGTCACACAGAGAATCAGTGCGAACAGACGTGCCGCCAGATCACTCAAACCTGCTGGCTGTGCCCAGGGCGGTGATCCAGGCCTGGAAGATGCCCGAGTAAAAGGCAAAGGGGTTCATTCTTGTGACGGCGAAGAAGATGAGCGGCAAGATGATGCCCCCATGGACCATCAGGCCCACCATGACGGTCACCATGTACATGCCCAGCTGCTGGCCCACCACCTCCAGGTCTTCAATGGCCGCTATCTTGCCACAGATCAAAGAGGCGATGCCCACAGGAGAGTACCTGTGCATGGCAGAGCGGGGTGTGGCTGAGTGGGTGTGGCTGAGTGGGGCGTGGTTGAGCGAGACatatgtgtcatgtgaccagacaTGCCCCCCCCAGGGCCAACAGCTGTCAACAGACGGAAAGATTTAACAGGCATGGAGACTCACCACATTATCATGGAGACCATCTTCATAATGATCTCATTGAGGATGTTAAAGAAGTCGGCCATGGCCTTCGCCCTCTCGCCCATCCTGCCCATGCACACTCCGAAGGTGATGAAGAAGCCGATCAGGCCTGGGCGGGAACGTGACCATGTGACTCCCCCATCTCCCCGCCACTTCCCGACGGCACTGTGGCTGCTCTTGCCTTCCCCAAAGACCCCAAGCCCTGACTCCACAGCGCCCTCCTCAGTCCAGGCCAATCTCACTCACCCAGCACGTTCATGCCCCATTTCAGCTCCAGTTTCTTCTTGGAGACGAAGACCGGTTCAGTCTGGTTCTGGACTGGCACAGCTACCGTCTTAATGACCGTCTGAACCTATGTATGAAAACAGAAGCACTGCGTCGCATAGGGGCATGAACTGCGGCAGAGAGCTCACAGCCAGAGCCAGCCAGCTGCCCTAGGGATGGGAACATTACTGCACCAGCAGGGATGGAGGCCTTCTCACTAAGAGGATACTTGAAAAACAGCATTTTGAGCTAAGAGAGGGACTGCAGGAGCGCAGCGCAGGGTGTCTGATGGTTCGCATTATCCGGGGCATGGATGAACAGGGACAATGTCTCCACTGCATCAATGCTTTCTGATACCTTCTGAAACCTGAATCGCCATTCCTCTGACTGGCTATAGCAATAGGAAGTGAACCACATTCTGCTGCCAAATTTAACTGAAATAGAAACAGGATACAACTGGTCGTAAAATAATGGGATGTCAGTTGCTGACCAGTGTGTGTCGTATTCTATTTTGGAGCGGTATAGAATGTTAGTCTGCTTTCAAGGTAATAGAATGGATTGAGGGTAGGTTTGAG
This genomic window from Paramormyrops kingsleyae isolate MSU_618 chromosome 22, PKINGS_0.4, whole genome shotgun sequence contains:
- the LOC111836893 gene encoding excitatory amino acid transporter 2-like, yielding MTSRGQCVGRDEPLSKNGRMHPCAWIIENLLLTLTVLGVVLGSMFGMLLRYIPDLDSSSLMLISFPGDILMRMLKMLILPLIISSLITGLAGLDAHSSGRMGTRAMIYYLSTTIIAAVLGVILVLGIHPGNPHLRAQVHTALKNQEVSSLDAFLDLIRNLFPENLVQASFQQVQTVIKTVAVPVQNQTEPVFVSKKKLELKWGMNVLGLIGFFITFGVCMGRMGERAKAMADFFNILNEIIMKMVSMIMWYSPVGIASLICGKIAAIEDLEVVGQQLGMYMVTVMVGLMVHGGIILPLIFFAVTRMNPFAFYSGIFQAWITALGTASSAGTLPVTFRCLEKNLRIDRRVTRFVLPIGATINMDGTALYEAVAAIFIAQMNDIELDGGQIVTVSMTATLASVGAASIPSAGLVTMLLILTAVGLPTQDVSLLVAVDWLL